A stretch of Acetobacteroides hydrogenigenes DNA encodes these proteins:
- a CDS encoding DUF2721 domain-containing protein has product MELTLTTPALLFPAISLLLLAYTNRFLHLAQLTRNLHSQYRNNPEKLLLLQLMNLRRRINIIRNMQVLGSAGFLCSVICMFFLFRSWMIAAKLIFSVSLGLLIISLALSVWEVYISVHALDLQLHDLENLNEETRNEKVDGSAKGVDSL; this is encoded by the coding sequence ATGGAGCTAACACTTACAACACCAGCACTACTATTCCCGGCAATCTCGCTGCTGCTACTGGCCTACACCAATAGGTTTCTTCATCTGGCGCAGCTAACCCGAAACCTCCATTCGCAGTACCGCAATAACCCCGAAAAGCTGCTGCTATTGCAGCTAATGAACCTGCGCAGGCGAATCAACATAATACGGAATATGCAGGTACTGGGAAGCGCTGGCTTTCTGTGCAGCGTAATATGCATGTTCTTTCTATTTAGAAGCTGGATGATTGCAGCTAAGCTCATCTTCTCGGTTAGCCTTGGCCTTCTAATCATCTCTTTGGCCCTTTCGGTATGGGAGGTGTACATCTCGGTGCATGCCCTAGACCTACAGCTGCACGACCTAGAAAACTTGAACGAAGAGACTAGGAACGAAAAGGTTGATGGCAGCGCTAAAGGAGTAGACAGCTTGTAG
- the mtaB gene encoding tRNA (N(6)-L-threonylcarbamoyladenosine(37)-C(2))-methylthiotransferase MtaB, translated as MEKESKRVAFYTLGCKLNFSETSTLARQFTEGGYQKVSHHEAADIYVINTCSVTEQADKKCRQAIRKFVKQSPGAVIAVTGCYAQLKPEEVANIDGVKLVMGAAEKGELYKRVVEIVEENSSIPEIHSCEITQVDNFFKAYSMGDRTRSFLKVQDGCDYRCSYCTIPLARGKSRNIPIEELIKQANEIAASGIKEIVLTGVNIGDFGKTTGESFLDLIRHLDAVDGIKRYRISSIEPNLLTDEVIEFCAQSAKFLPHFHIPLQSGTNKILGLMRRRYRREIFEDRLAKIRSAIPNPFFGIDVIVGFPGETEEDFRETYQFLERLEPAFLHVFPYSERANTPTVFMEDKVKDSDITDRANCLGLLCEKLHKQFYEKNVGGEGLVLFESTKRNGKMYGFSERYIKVEIPYNEKLVNQLARVKYVSLSPDGHMIGELI; from the coding sequence ATGGAGAAAGAGAGTAAAAGAGTAGCGTTCTACACGCTCGGATGTAAGCTGAACTTTTCCGAAACATCCACCCTTGCGCGCCAGTTTACCGAAGGTGGATACCAGAAGGTATCGCACCACGAGGCCGCTGATATCTACGTGATAAATACCTGCTCGGTTACCGAGCAGGCCGATAAGAAATGCCGTCAGGCCATCCGCAAGTTTGTCAAACAGTCGCCCGGAGCCGTTATTGCCGTAACCGGATGCTACGCCCAGCTTAAGCCCGAAGAGGTTGCCAACATCGACGGTGTAAAGCTGGTGATGGGTGCCGCCGAAAAGGGCGAGCTCTACAAAAGAGTGGTAGAAATTGTAGAGGAAAACAGTTCGATTCCCGAGATACACTCGTGCGAGATTACGCAGGTCGACAACTTCTTTAAAGCATACTCCATGGGCGATCGTACCCGATCGTTCCTAAAAGTGCAGGATGGCTGCGACTACCGTTGCTCCTACTGCACCATTCCGCTAGCGCGAGGCAAAAGCAGAAACATTCCTATCGAAGAGCTGATTAAGCAAGCCAACGAGATAGCGGCTAGCGGCATAAAAGAAATAGTGCTAACCGGAGTAAATATCGGAGATTTTGGCAAAACAACCGGAGAGTCATTCCTCGATCTTATACGCCATCTAGATGCCGTTGATGGTATCAAGCGGTACCGTATTTCGTCCATCGAGCCCAACCTGCTTACCGACGAGGTTATCGAATTCTGTGCGCAATCGGCAAAATTCCTTCCCCACTTCCATATTCCACTGCAATCGGGAACCAATAAAATATTGGGGCTGATGCGCCGCCGCTATCGTCGCGAGATATTCGAGGATCGGCTGGCTAAGATTCGATCGGCCATCCCCAATCCTTTCTTTGGCATTGATGTGATAGTTGGTTTCCCCGGCGAAACGGAGGAGGATTTTAGGGAAACCTACCAGTTTCTCGAAAGGCTCGAACCTGCCTTCCTGCACGTATTCCCCTACTCGGAGCGCGCCAATACGCCAACCGTATTCATGGAGGACAAGGTGAAGGATAGCGATATTACCGACAGGGCTAACTGCTTAGGCCTGCTCTGCGAAAAGCTACATAAGCAGTTTTACGAAAAAAACGTAGGCGGAGAAGGACTTGTTCTCTTCGAGAGCACCAAGCGAAACGGAAAAATGTACGGTTTTAGCGAACGGTACATTAAGGTTGAAATTCCCTACAACGAGAAATTGGTAAATCAGCTTGCAAGAGTAAAGTACGTCAGCCTTTCGCCAGATGGGCATATGATAGGTGAACTTATCTAA
- a CDS encoding ammonium transporter, which translates to METKKKWLFTLLVLMSLAVLGIFMPSTPLGEIKGVNSGDLAWMLTSTALVLLMTPGLSFFYGGMINPKNIISTILQSFVSMGIVSVLWVLVGFSLAFGDSIGGYHTGLIGNPTSFFMLNHVGAGINTSLAPTIPLALFAIFQMKFAIITPALITGSFAGRVRFRAYILFIILFIIFVYAPLAHQTWHPNGLLRNMGVLDFAGGTVVHMSAGFAALAGAIFLGKRNDYDMPEKRANIPFVLLGAGLLWFGWFGFNAGSALAANAQAISAFLNTNTAAAAAMLAYIFTEGARGEKPSGIGAAVGLVVGLVAITPSAGYVTVGESILIGAIAGVICNYAVSFRTKTTIDDTLDVFPAHGMGGVVGMILTGVFAKDVGLTSGSIKTFTIHLAALTIVASFSFGMSYLLYWVTNKIVPMRVSSHSENVGLDISQHHETYGFAYKD; encoded by the coding sequence ATGGAAACAAAAAAGAAGTGGCTTTTTACCTTGCTAGTGCTAATGTCGCTAGCAGTTCTAGGAATCTTTATGCCATCAACCCCTTTGGGGGAGATCAAAGGGGTTAACTCAGGAGATCTGGCATGGATGCTAACCTCAACAGCACTGGTGCTCCTTATGACACCCGGTCTCTCATTCTTCTACGGAGGAATGATTAATCCCAAAAATATAATATCAACAATTCTACAGAGCTTCGTATCGATGGGTATTGTTAGCGTACTCTGGGTGCTTGTTGGTTTCAGTTTGGCGTTTGGCGACAGCATCGGAGGCTACCATACCGGACTAATCGGCAATCCTACCAGCTTCTTTATGCTCAACCACGTTGGCGCAGGCATAAATACCAGCTTGGCTCCAACCATTCCGCTTGCACTTTTTGCCATATTCCAGATGAAGTTTGCCATTATTACTCCCGCGCTTATCACAGGATCGTTTGCCGGAAGGGTTCGATTTAGGGCGTACATCTTATTCATTATACTGTTTATCATTTTTGTCTATGCGCCGCTTGCCCACCAAACCTGGCATCCCAACGGGCTACTACGAAATATGGGCGTACTCGACTTTGCCGGAGGCACCGTTGTTCACATGTCGGCTGGTTTTGCCGCACTTGCAGGTGCTATCTTCTTGGGCAAACGCAACGATTACGACATGCCAGAAAAGCGTGCAAACATCCCATTTGTGCTACTAGGCGCAGGACTTTTATGGTTCGGATGGTTTGGATTCAACGCAGGATCAGCTTTAGCTGCAAATGCTCAGGCAATATCCGCTTTCCTGAATACCAATACAGCAGCCGCTGCCGCCATGCTTGCCTACATTTTTACCGAAGGAGCCAGAGGTGAAAAGCCTTCGGGAATTGGCGCTGCAGTAGGATTGGTTGTGGGGCTGGTTGCTATTACGCCATCGGCAGGCTACGTGACAGTTGGCGAATCCATCCTTATCGGAGCCATTGCAGGGGTTATTTGCAACTACGCCGTTTCCTTTCGCACCAAAACAACCATCGATGACACACTAGACGTATTTCCTGCACACGGAATGGGTGGTGTTGTGGGAATGATCTTAACAGGCGTTTTCGCCAAAGATGTAGGGCTAACATCAGGCAGCATCAAGACATTTACTATACATCTAGCGGCCCTAACGATTGTAGCATCGTTCTCCTTTGGGATGTCGTACTTGCTCTACTGGGTAACCAACAAGATTGTACCTATGCGCGTATCGTCCCACTCGGAAAATGTTGGCCTTGATATTAGCCAACATCACGAAACCTACGGGTTTGCCTATAAAGATTAA
- a CDS encoding inositol monophosphatase family protein: MIDYESICRKTISVAVEAGHLIKNERAKFRKDAVEKKGLHDFVSYVDRASEELIVKELKGLIPEAGFIAEEGTVAAENKHYRWVIDPLDGTTNFIHGISPFAVSIALMEGEEVVVGVVYEVSLDECFYAWKGGNAYLNGTPIEVSTAPSIHDSLVATGFPYYDFSKTPEYLKFLEYLMRNTHGIRRLGSAATDLAYVAAGRFDAFYEYSLQSYDVAAGSLIVKQAGGHVCDFSGGNNYIFGKEIVACNTMLKEEFTGIVKSHLKEFTKK, from the coding sequence ATGATTGATTACGAGAGTATCTGCCGCAAAACCATTTCTGTTGCCGTAGAAGCTGGCCATTTAATAAAAAATGAACGGGCAAAGTTTCGAAAGGATGCGGTAGAAAAAAAAGGGCTTCACGACTTTGTATCCTACGTAGATAGGGCTTCGGAAGAACTTATCGTAAAAGAGTTGAAGGGGCTAATTCCTGAGGCAGGTTTCATTGCAGAAGAAGGTACAGTAGCAGCAGAAAACAAGCACTACCGATGGGTTATTGACCCGCTTGACGGAACCACCAACTTCATACATGGTATAAGCCCTTTCGCAGTAAGCATTGCGCTTATGGAAGGAGAGGAAGTTGTCGTTGGTGTTGTTTACGAAGTTAGCCTCGACGAATGCTTCTATGCATGGAAAGGGGGAAATGCATACCTTAATGGCACGCCCATCGAGGTATCTACAGCTCCATCCATACATGATAGCCTTGTTGCAACTGGATTTCCTTACTATGATTTTTCGAAAACGCCAGAATACCTAAAGTTCCTAGAGTACTTAATGCGCAACACACATGGCATCCGTCGCTTGGGATCAGCAGCAACTGATCTCGCCTACGTAGCAGCTGGGCGTTTCGATGCGTTCTACGAGTATAGCCTCCAGTCCTACGATGTGGCAGCAGGTTCACTCATTGTAAAGCAGGCAGGCGGTCATGTTTGTGACTTTTCTGGGGGCAACAACTACATTTTTGGGAAAGAAATTGTTGCATGCAACACAATGCTAAAAGAGGAATTCACGGGCATAGTAAAAAGTCATCTGAAAGAATTTACTAAAAAATAG
- a CDS encoding lysophospholipid acyltransferase family protein — MISRIGYSLYYSLSWIIWALPLRVAYAISDIFYFFIYLIVGYRKKVVRQNLTSAFPEKPLQEIKQIERKFYHHLCDLFIESMQLLHMRNDEAKKRFQYTNPEVFEQLYAKNKSAIVVMGHYGNWEVNITFPLWSEYRTLATYKPLNNKHFNKRMQEGRERFGIEAVPMKHTIKRMLECTKNGKPTLLALIADQAPTQSETDFWVNFLNHETGIFLGPEKISKKIDSPVLFLRIDKPKRGYYSLTSSIICENPKDTNPGEITKAHVRMLEQLIKEQPEYWLWSHRRWKRSRPAQTPLHSLYHE; from the coding sequence ATGATATCGAGGATAGGCTACTCTTTATACTATTCGCTAAGTTGGATAATTTGGGCACTGCCATTGCGTGTCGCATATGCCATATCAGACATCTTCTACTTTTTCATCTATTTGATTGTTGGATATCGCAAAAAAGTTGTACGTCAAAACCTAACCTCAGCATTTCCTGAAAAACCGTTGCAGGAGATTAAGCAGATTGAGCGAAAGTTTTATCACCATCTTTGCGACCTGTTCATTGAATCTATGCAGCTGCTGCACATGCGAAATGATGAGGCAAAAAAACGATTTCAGTATACCAACCCAGAAGTTTTCGAGCAGCTTTATGCGAAAAACAAGAGTGCAATTGTGGTAATGGGGCATTACGGCAACTGGGAGGTTAACATTACGTTCCCTCTTTGGTCGGAGTACAGAACTCTTGCCACATACAAACCCCTAAACAACAAACACTTTAACAAAAGAATGCAAGAGGGCCGTGAACGTTTTGGCATTGAGGCCGTGCCCATGAAGCATACAATAAAAAGGATGCTGGAGTGCACAAAGAATGGCAAACCAACCCTGCTTGCACTAATTGCCGATCAAGCTCCAACCCAATCGGAAACCGATTTCTGGGTAAACTTCCTAAATCACGAAACCGGAATTTTCCTAGGGCCTGAAAAAATCTCAAAAAAAATTGATTCGCCTGTTTTATTTCTCCGTATAGACAAGCCTAAGCGCGGATACTACTCGCTAACCTCGTCGATCATCTGTGAAAATCCCAAGGATACAAATCCTGGAGAGATCACCAAAGCTCATGTAAGAATGCTGGAGCAGCTTATAAAAGAACAACCAGAGTATTGGCTATGGTCGCACCGACGCTGGAAAAGGTCTAGACCTGCGCAAACTCCTCTACATAGCTTATATCATGAATAG
- a CDS encoding glycosyltransferase family 2 protein, producing MNRVAVVILNWNGCSFLEQFLPSVVENTPTDIADVIVADNGSTDNSIPYLKENYPFIKIICFDKNYGFTGGYNRVIEHLDYEYTILLNSDVETPKGWLEPLWKQMESHPEVGACMPKLIAHADKESYEYAGASGGFLDKYGYPFCRGRILATTEKDLGQYNDPIPIFWASGACLMVRTSLYKKLGGLDSDFFAHMEEIDFCWRLQHAGYKVMVYPESEVYHVGGGTLPNNNPHKMYLNFRNSLLMLTKNLPKKNLLTTLFIRMVLDGAAGLAFLANGKWGFFVAVLRAHRDFYKMLRKFLTKRKQVGKHRPSGFYKKSIVLSYIVKGKKTFKQLDSSKFTS from the coding sequence ATGAATAGAGTTGCAGTTGTTATTCTCAACTGGAATGGCTGTTCTTTTTTGGAGCAGTTTCTTCCCTCTGTTGTTGAAAACACGCCAACAGATATCGCTGATGTTATTGTCGCAGATAATGGATCCACCGATAATAGCATTCCCTACTTAAAGGAGAATTATCCTTTTATAAAAATAATTTGTTTTGACAAAAACTACGGGTTTACAGGTGGCTATAACAGGGTAATCGAGCATCTCGATTACGAGTACACCATCCTTCTAAACTCCGATGTTGAAACACCCAAAGGTTGGTTAGAGCCGCTTTGGAAACAAATGGAAAGCCACCCAGAGGTTGGAGCATGCATGCCCAAGCTAATAGCACATGCCGATAAGGAATCGTATGAGTATGCAGGTGCATCAGGAGGATTTCTAGACAAGTATGGTTATCCGTTCTGTAGAGGAAGGATTTTAGCCACAACAGAAAAAGATCTCGGACAGTATAATGATCCAATTCCTATATTTTGGGCTTCTGGAGCCTGCCTTATGGTACGTACCAGCCTTTACAAGAAACTAGGAGGGTTGGATAGCGACTTCTTTGCGCATATGGAAGAAATCGATTTCTGCTGGAGGTTACAACATGCTGGATATAAGGTTATGGTATACCCAGAAAGTGAAGTATACCATGTAGGGGGAGGAACACTCCCAAACAACAACCCCCACAAAATGTACCTGAATTTCAGGAATAGCCTACTTATGTTAACGAAGAATCTTCCAAAAAAGAATCTTCTAACAACCCTATTCATCCGAATGGTGCTAGATGGAGCCGCAGGTTTGGCATTCTTAGCCAATGGCAAATGGGGTTTCTTTGTCGCAGTGCTTAGAGCACACCGAGATTTTTACAAAATGCTTCGCAAATTCCTAACAAAACGAAAACAAGTTGGGAAACATAGACCCAGTGGGTTTTACAAGAAAAGCATTGTGCTTAGTTACATCGTTAAAGGAAAGAAAACATTTAAACAACTAGATTCTTCAAAGTTTACCTCATAA
- a CDS encoding inorganic pyrophosphatase, with product MKSMDPIVGRLMGLRYKSHPWHGVSIGEEAPTVVTCFIEMVPTDTVKYEVDKISGYLKLDRPQKYSNVVPALYGFIPQTYSGKKVAQMTIDKVNRGEIKGDGDPIDICILTEKDIAHGDILVRARPIGGFRMIDGVDADDKIIAVLENDAVYGEYSDITDCPPMAIDRLKHYFLTYKDLPGEKRKVEISHVYDREEAYEVIRRSMEDYNDRFNLEDMLMLK from the coding sequence ATGAAATCTATGGATCCGATAGTTGGAAGATTGATGGGCTTGAGATATAAGTCGCATCCATGGCATGGCGTTTCAATAGGAGAAGAAGCACCTACGGTGGTAACATGTTTTATTGAAATGGTGCCAACGGATACCGTAAAATATGAGGTCGATAAAATTTCGGGATACTTAAAGTTGGACAGACCTCAGAAGTATTCGAACGTAGTACCCGCTTTATACGGTTTTATTCCTCAGACATATTCGGGTAAAAAGGTTGCTCAGATGACCATTGATAAGGTTAATAGAGGCGAGATAAAAGGAGATGGAGATCCTATTGATATCTGCATACTTACAGAAAAGGATATTGCACATGGGGATATCCTAGTTCGAGCACGTCCTATCGGTGGCTTTCGGATGATTGATGGAGTGGATGCCGACGATAAGATTATTGCTGTACTCGAAAACGATGCGGTTTACGGTGAGTACAGTGATATTACGGACTGCCCTCCTATGGCAATTGATCGGTTGAAGCACTATTTTTTAACCTACAAAGACCTGCCTGGCGAAAAACGTAAGGTGGAAATCAGCCATGTATACGATAGGGAAGAGGCTTACGAGGTAATAAGAAGGTCTATGGAAGATTACAACGATAGGTTTAACCTAGAAGATATGCTAATGCTGAAATAG
- a CDS encoding UDP-N-acetylmuramoyl-tripeptide--D-alanyl-D-alanine ligase gives MDALDIIFQQYTKNPKVTTDTRGIAPGDIFFALKGANFDGNAFAGRALELGAALTVVDDKSIKGDRIVYVENSLLALQELARMYRRTLNIPFIGLTGTNGKTTTKELIVAVLSSKYKVAATKGNLNNQIGVPLTILSIPFDAQVAVIEMGANHPLDIDELTSIAMPDFGLITNVGKAHFEGFGSFEGVKKTKGELYDFVKKKNGKIFINSANSHLVQMAQEREITNTISYGLGEMGAEILQKDLDHPFLRLNLSKGILDGIMLETRLVGDYNADNVLAAVTIGLHFDVPVESIRASLLAYTPTNNRSQLMRTENNLVIVDCYNANPTSMEAAISNFTKFNVGHKVAILGDMLELGDASAVEHAKVIDLAQKMGVDEVMLVGQEFVSVSKNVGAILFMTSEELAEYLRVNPIVNSLVLVKGSRGIKLENVLSLL, from the coding sequence ATGGACGCTTTAGACATAATCTTTCAGCAGTATACTAAAAATCCCAAAGTTACTACTGATACAAGAGGAATTGCTCCTGGTGATATATTCTTTGCCCTGAAAGGTGCTAATTTTGATGGGAATGCGTTTGCAGGTAGAGCTTTAGAATTGGGTGCTGCTCTTACTGTTGTTGATGATAAATCGATAAAAGGAGATCGTATTGTTTATGTTGAGAACAGTCTTCTTGCACTTCAAGAGCTTGCTAGGATGTATCGACGGACTCTTAATATTCCATTTATTGGTTTAACCGGCACAAATGGTAAGACTACTACTAAGGAACTAATTGTTGCTGTGCTGAGCTCTAAATATAAGGTTGCTGCAACTAAGGGCAATTTAAACAATCAAATAGGTGTACCTCTTACCATTCTTTCTATACCATTCGATGCACAGGTGGCTGTAATAGAGATGGGGGCTAATCATCCGTTGGATATAGATGAGCTGACCTCGATTGCAATGCCTGATTTTGGGCTGATTACGAATGTCGGAAAAGCTCATTTTGAAGGTTTTGGAAGTTTTGAAGGTGTAAAAAAAACCAAAGGAGAACTCTATGATTTTGTAAAGAAGAAAAATGGAAAAATCTTTATAAACTCAGCGAATTCGCATTTGGTACAGATGGCTCAAGAGCGTGAAATTACTAATACGATTTCTTATGGACTTGGCGAGATGGGTGCAGAAATCTTACAAAAAGATCTTGATCATCCCTTCCTGAGACTGAATTTATCTAAAGGAATACTGGATGGCATTATGCTTGAAACTCGTCTTGTTGGCGATTATAATGCCGATAACGTACTGGCTGCTGTAACAATTGGCCTTCATTTTGACGTACCTGTTGAAAGCATTAGGGCATCTCTACTTGCATATACTCCAACCAATAACAGGTCGCAGTTGATGCGAACTGAAAATAATTTGGTTATTGTGGATTGCTACAATGCCAACCCTACAAGTATGGAGGCTGCTATTTCTAACTTTACTAAGTTTAATGTTGGGCATAAAGTGGCCATATTGGGGGATATGCTCGAACTAGGTGACGCATCAGCGGTTGAGCATGCAAAGGTCATTGATCTTGCCCAGAAAATGGGGGTTGATGAAGTTATGCTTGTTGGACAAGAGTTTGTTTCTGTATCAAAGAATGTCGGTGCTATTTTATTTATGACCTCGGAAGAGTTAGCAGAATACTTGAGGGTTAATCCAATCGTCAACTCGCTGGTTCTAGTTAAGGGTTCTAGAGGAATTAAACTCGAAAATGTTTTATCTTTACTCTAA
- a CDS encoding SUMF1/EgtB/PvdO family nonheme iron enzyme: MKINSTVFPLLAISALMLVGCGGNSNTARKGSSPTTGWAYNDPKMGGFEVKDAQEQDLGPNLVFVEGGTFTMGQTQQDIFYDWNNVPRRVTVDNFYMDETEVTNVDYREYLFWLRKAYPNFIQVYRKALPDTNVWRRELAFNDPLMKNYLRLPQFNDYPVVGVSWRQANDYCTWRTDRVNELRLIEYGVLDYDPASQFNTDAYLAGQYEGKVKKNLPSLSNSKDGKNGTRRVTLEDGIILPQYRLPTEAEWEYAALALIGNTYDERVVERKAYPWNGHSLRNSDPKDRGIFAANMRRGSGDYKGTAGSANDGFSKPAPVRSFWPNDFGLYDMAGNVNEWVLDVYRPLTFEDVEDFRPFRGNVFTEYRKKEDGSVMVDSLKHLVIDTVKSVKRYNYRKGDNRNIKDGDLGTILGYSMENSSDSLSTTHKMYYQGNNKATTRPNDGMASLVSDKSRVYKGGSWRDRAYWLVPGTRRFLDENEARDDIGFRCAMESLGDRIPANTKKKKK, from the coding sequence ATGAAGATTAACAGTACGGTATTTCCATTGTTGGCCATCTCAGCGCTTATGCTTGTTGGATGTGGGGGGAATAGTAATACAGCAAGGAAAGGAAGTTCACCAACAACCGGTTGGGCTTACAATGATCCCAAGATGGGGGGCTTTGAAGTTAAAGATGCCCAAGAGCAAGATCTTGGACCCAATTTGGTATTTGTAGAAGGTGGAACATTTACGATGGGGCAAACCCAACAGGATATCTTTTACGATTGGAATAACGTTCCTCGACGAGTAACTGTGGACAACTTCTACATGGATGAGACCGAAGTTACTAATGTGGATTATAGAGAATATCTATTTTGGTTGCGTAAAGCATATCCAAACTTTATTCAGGTATACCGTAAGGCGCTTCCTGATACTAACGTGTGGCGTCGAGAGTTGGCCTTCAACGATCCATTGATGAAGAACTATCTGCGTCTTCCTCAGTTTAATGACTATCCAGTTGTAGGTGTGTCTTGGCGTCAGGCAAACGACTACTGTACTTGGAGAACAGACCGTGTTAACGAGCTTCGTCTTATAGAGTATGGTGTCCTTGATTATGATCCCGCATCTCAGTTTAATACTGATGCATATCTTGCAGGGCAATATGAAGGGAAAGTTAAGAAGAATCTGCCAAGTTTGAGCAACTCAAAGGATGGCAAAAACGGGACTCGTAGAGTTACTCTTGAAGATGGAATCATCCTTCCTCAATATAGGCTTCCTACTGAAGCGGAGTGGGAGTATGCTGCTTTGGCTCTTATCGGAAACACCTACGATGAGCGTGTGGTAGAGCGTAAGGCATACCCATGGAATGGGCACAGCTTGCGTAATTCAGATCCCAAAGATCGAGGTATTTTTGCCGCCAACATGAGGAGAGGAAGTGGTGACTACAAAGGAACTGCAGGAAGCGCTAATGATGGTTTTTCTAAACCAGCCCCTGTTCGTTCGTTCTGGCCAAATGATTTCGGACTTTACGATATGGCAGGAAACGTAAACGAATGGGTACTCGATGTTTATCGTCCGCTTACATTTGAGGATGTTGAAGACTTCCGTCCTTTCCGTGGAAACGTCTTTACAGAATACAGGAAAAAGGAAGATGGTAGTGTAATGGTTGACTCTTTGAAGCACCTTGTTATAGATACTGTTAAGTCGGTAAAGAGGTATAACTATAGGAAAGGGGATAACCGTAACATTAAAGATGGTGATCTAGGAACGATCTTAGGTTACTCGATGGAGAATAGTTCGGACAGCCTTAGTACAACTCATAAGATGTACTATCAGGGAAATAATAAAGCAACAACACGTCCTAACGATGGTATGGCCTCTCTTGTTAGCGATAAATCGAGGGTCTATAAAGGTGGCTCTTGGAGGGATAGAGCTTACTGGTTAGTTCCAGGAACTCGCCGATTCCTAGATGAAAACGAAGCACGAGACGATATAGGCTTTCGCTGTGCTATGGAAAGTTTAGGTGACCGAATTCCTGCAAATACCAAGAAGAAGAAAAAGTAA
- the ispF gene encoding 2-C-methyl-D-erythritol 2,4-cyclodiphosphate synthase — protein sequence MNIRVGNGYDVHKLAPGLELWLGGIKIEHEKGSVAHSDGDVLIHAICDAILGAAGLRDIGVHFPDTSPEFKGIDSKILLDRTVSLIAEKGYGIGNVDCVLCLQRPKIKNYIPQMIETLSKVMKVDASQVNVKATTTEKLGFVGREEGIEAYAVVILSK from the coding sequence ATGAACATACGAGTTGGTAATGGATATGATGTACATAAACTTGCTCCAGGATTAGAACTTTGGCTAGGAGGTATTAAGATTGAACATGAAAAAGGCTCCGTAGCCCATTCCGATGGAGATGTTCTAATTCATGCCATTTGCGATGCAATACTAGGTGCTGCAGGTCTTCGCGACATTGGCGTCCATTTTCCCGACACCTCTCCAGAATTTAAAGGCATAGACAGTAAAATACTCTTGGATAGAACTGTCAGTCTTATCGCTGAAAAGGGTTACGGGATCGGTAATGTTGATTGCGTATTGTGTTTGCAACGCCCAAAAATCAAAAACTACATTCCCCAAATGATTGAAACGCTTTCAAAAGTAATGAAGGTTGATGCAAGCCAAGTAAATGTAAAAGCAACAACAACCGAAAAACTTGGTTTTGTTGGCAGGGAAGAAGGTATTGAAGCTTATGCTGTTGTAATCCTATCGAAGTAA
- a CDS encoding thioredoxin family protein codes for MVEIESLEEFEKAIRENVAVLAYFSSNDCGVCHVLRPKIVELIQNAFPNIQLLHINMNKVPNIHGQYRIFTAPTIIVFFEGNMAFTKSRNISIPTLEKEIERPYKLRFDS; via the coding sequence ATGGTTGAAATAGAGTCTCTAGAAGAATTTGAGAAAGCCATAAGAGAAAATGTTGCTGTTTTAGCCTATTTCAGCAGTAACGATTGTGGCGTTTGCCATGTGCTAAGACCCAAAATTGTAGAACTAATTCAAAATGCTTTTCCAAACATACAGTTACTCCATATAAATATGAACAAAGTCCCCAATATACATGGACAATACCGAATTTTTACAGCGCCAACTATCATTGTCTTTTTTGAAGGAAACATGGCCTTTACCAAAAGCAGAAATATCAGCATCCCAACACTAGAAAAAGAAATCGAAAGACCATATAAGCTACGTTTTGACAGTTAA